CTTTTTTTCTCACCGTTATTAGCAACTGCTCAGCTTGACTTTAGAGACGGATATATTATTACCCATGCTTCAGACACTATTTATGGTAAAATTGCCTATCAAACTGAAAAAACACATACAATGAATGTGTTTTCTTTAAAGACAATAATAGAACAACCTATTCCTCTACTGACATCAAAGGTTTCAGGTTTGTTGGAGATAAATTGTTAATATCTGGAATTATAGATGATCAATTTGTGGAAGCTTTGGTGATTAGAAAAATCAATCTATTTAGAGATTATGATAGATTTTTTCTGCAAAAAACAGGTGATCAGATTAGGGAAATAAAGGCAGAATTCGACACTCTTCTTGTTAACAATCAGGAGTTTCTCAGGCCTAAAACTATCTGGAAAGGAGTTTTAGTTTTCCTTATGAATGATTGCTTGAAAATCAGTGATGAAAAATTGAGCAAATTCAAACTGAATGAAAAAGAGATCACCGATTTGGTGATCGAATACAATAAATGTTCAGGAGAGTATTATCAAGTACCAAAGGATGAAAAAGAATTTCATCGCTTCAGCTTTGGTTTGACAGCAAGCCTCGGGCAAGGAAGAATCCACAAGAAAAATGTAGAAACAGCAAATAGGCATTTGAATTACCCATACAGAGATATGGGCTATAATTTCGGGATCATAGTCCAATACATGAACCCTAAACAAAATGACAAATTGTTTATCCAAACAGGACTAGAATATTCTGCCTTTCAATTTGAAGGTTTTACCGAGTATTTAATTCCACCTTCTCTGCGCGTCACTAGTGAAACTGAAATCCGTATCCAGTATTTGACGATACCAATAAGTACCAATTATAGAATTACTTCTGGTAGGTCAAACCTTTATTTAACTGCAGGTGCCAACTTTAACTTTTTAATTAATTCTTCAACTAGGCATTATGCTGAAAGCACATTTGGTACTATTAACCCTAATACCACAAGCTCAGAAAGTGATGCTTTTGATTTAAGGAGTTCGCAGTTCGGTTTATTTACCGGAATCGGAACTTTACAAAAAATCGGCAAATTCACAACTTCTACTAGCTTTAGGATTAATCATTGGATGATTTTAAATAGGGAACAAGCATTCAACTTAAGCAACAGCTATTTAGGAATTCACTTTGCTATTTTGAGGTGAGCTATCCAAACAATTTAATTTTAAGTGAAAATTGCTGTAACAAGCTATATCGATTGCAACTATCATTGCAATCGATTTTTCTTTTTAGCCCATCAGGAATTAAAAGGTTTGTCTAAAATATTCATTGAAAACCCCAATTCAATACCTTATATTTAGCATTGAGCATTAAAAAAAGGCATGAAAACACCTCAACTTGTCAAAGACGATCCCTGGCTGGAGCCATATATCAATCATATCAATCATAGAATAGCTTATTTCAAAGACCATCTGAATTGGGTTGAGAAACATTTTGGCAGCTTGAAAAGCTACTCTTCCTGGCACAAGGAGATGGGATTTCATTATGACAAGCAGAAAAAGGGTTGGTGGTACCGAGAGTGGGCACCTAGTGCTGAAAGCCTGCAACTCATCGGTGATTTCAATGATTGGAATGGAGAAAACCATTCCTTAGAAAAAAAAGAGTTTGGTCGATGGGAGATTTTTATCGCTGACAGTAGTGAACAGCCTCTACTGCATGGGCAAAGGGTAAAGGTAAGAGTAAAAGCAGCAAATCGTACTCTAGACAGGATTCCTGCCTTCATTCGCTATGCTGTACAAGATCCTACAAGCTATGATTTCAGTGGTCAGATACATGCGCCTACGCAATCTTTCAAATGGTCTGATAGTGGGTTTTCAGCAAAAAAGATCGCAAGTAATCCCATCATTTATGAGGCTCATGTGGGCATGGCTCAAGAAAAAGAAGGCATAGGATCTTACAGAGAATTTGCTGATCAGGTATTGCCGAGAATTAAAGCCTTGGGCTACAATTGTGTGCAGTTGATGGCTGTGATGGAGCATCCTTATTATGGCTCTTTTGGCTACCACGTTTCTAATTTTTTTGCGCCTAGCAGCAGGTTTGGCAGTCCTGAAGACCTGAAATACATGGTTAATAAAACCCATGAAATGGGAATGGCGGTCATCATGGATATCGTTCACTCCCACGCTGTGAAAAATATAGCGGAAGGCCTCAATCATTTTGATGGTACAGAATACCAGTACTTTCATGCTGGAGGCAAGGGCATACATCCTCAGTGGGATTCTCTGCTTTTCGATTATTCCAAACCAGAAGTACAGCGTTTTCTTCTTTCCAATGTCCGGTATTGGCTGGAGGAGTTCCACTTTGATGGCTATCGCTTTGATGGTATTACCTCTATGCTCTACTTTCATCATGGCAATACAGGTTTTGATCATTATGACAAATACTTTGTTCACCAAGTGGATCATGATGCCATTTTATATCTTCAGATGGCCAATGAGGTAGTAAAAGAAACTAAAGCTGAGGCCATCAGCATAGCAGAAGATATGAGTGGTATGCCCGGGCTTTGTAGAAAAATTCAGGAAGGTGGAATGGGATTTGACTTCCGGCTGGGTATGGGTATTCCGGATTTTTGGATCAAATACCTCAAAGAAAAAAGAGATGAAGACTGGGATATCTTTGAAATGTGGAGTACCATGGTCAACCGTAGGTATAAGGAAGGCACAATAGCATATGCCGAAAGCCACGACCAGGCCATAGTAGGCGATAAGACCATTGCATTTTGGCTCATGGACAAGGAAATGTACTGGCATATGAGCAAGTCAAGTCAGAACATGATCATCGACAGAGGAATAGCACTTCACAAGATGATTAGAATTTTCACCATGGCTCTTGGTGGAGAGGCTTATCTCAATTTTATAGGAAATGAATTTGGTCATCCAGAATGGATAGACTTTCCCAGAGAAGGAAATGAGTGGAGCTACAAATACGCCCGTAGACAGTGGAGCCTGGTAGACAATAAGGAGTTGAAATACCATTACCTGAGTGATTT
This genomic stretch from Gloeocapsopsis sp. IPPAS B-1203 harbors:
- a CDS encoding outer membrane beta-barrel protein, coding for MLISGIIDDQFVEALVIRKINLFRDYDRFFLQKTGDQIREIKAEFDTLLVNNQEFLRPKTIWKGVLVFLMNDCLKISDEKLSKFKLNEKEITDLVIEYNKCSGEYYQVPKDEKEFHRFSFGLTASLGQGRIHKKNVETANRHLNYPYRDMGYNFGIIVQYMNPKQNDKLFIQTGLEYSAFQFEGFTEYLIPPSLRVTSETEIRIQYLTIPISTNYRITSGRSNLYLTAGANFNFLINSSTRHYAESTFGTINPNTTSSESDAFDLRSSQFGLFTGIGTLQKIGKFTTSTSFRINHWMILNREQAFNLSNSYLGIHFAILR
- a CDS encoding alpha amylase C-terminal domain-containing protein, with translation MKTPQLVKDDPWLEPYINHINHRIAYFKDHLNWVEKHFGSLKSYSSWHKEMGFHYDKQKKGWWYREWAPSAESLQLIGDFNDWNGENHSLEKKEFGRWEIFIADSSEQPLLHGQRVKVRVKAANRTLDRIPAFIRYAVQDPTSYDFSGQIHAPTQSFKWSDSGFSAKKIASNPIIYEAHVGMAQEKEGIGSYREFADQVLPRIKALGYNCVQLMAVMEHPYYGSFGYHVSNFFAPSSRFGSPEDLKYMVNKTHEMGMAVIMDIVHSHAVKNIAEGLNHFDGTEYQYFHAGGKGIHPQWDSLLFDYSKPEVQRFLLSNVRYWLEEFHFDGYRFDGITSMLYFHHGNTGFDHYDKYFVHQVDHDAILYLQMANEVVKETKAEAISIAEDMSGMPGLCRKIQEGGMGFDFRLGMGIPDFWIKYLKEKRDEDWDIFEMWSTMVNRRYKEGTIAYAESHDQAIVGDKTIAFWLMDKEMYWHMSKSSQNMIIDRGIALHKMIRIFTMALGGEAYLNFIGNEFGHPEWIDFPREGNEWSYKYARRQWSLVDNKELKYHYLSDFDQAMIDLISKYQVLAAAPARQLNMDATNKTIIFERAGLIFIFNFHPTNSIFDYRFWVPEAGEYHIVLNSDDAVFGGFDRVKPDVIHHSIEEEGENYLQVYNTNRTVLILKRKEK